Proteins encoded by one window of Nicotiana tabacum cultivar K326 chromosome 10, ASM71507v2, whole genome shotgun sequence:
- the LOC142165403 gene encoding uncharacterized protein LOC142165403 has product MDTLKRRFDKRLKDEEPPQICLVHKIPRLLSQWWKNIGICEQEKIKDHLGHFVNIMEINPMRDLIEALVHFWDPNNNVFRVNGFEMTPTLEELAGYTRLCDELQKKRPLAPRDVTDSKFLEQMTISQNKIASVERGHIRLDFLYDRYGCPGGFSKHGKELDTKIRYKAWQNHGRKSFLVAFLGTMVFPRHEKNIDIRLSDIVTTLLHGKDVTIIPMILSGIYRALTKCREGKDFFEGCKIILQIWILEHILSHPARINFSVHWRNSELGDGLKDLTEDSSFPKGVKAWRGHLQKLTATEIIWNYHWFSPKEVIYKSYHHSFLILMGLRGFQPYVPMRALRQLGRKQVVPIVEHMQRFTWKVTLEDHVHEAYAQQV; this is encoded by the coding sequence ATGGATACATTGAAAAGAAGATTTGACAAAAGGCTAAAAGATGAAGAGCCCCCACAGATTTGTCTTGTGCATAAAATACCTCGGTTGTTGAGCCAATGGTGGAAAAATATAGGCATTTGTGAGCAGGAAAAAATAAAGGATCATCTGGGTCACTTTGTGAATATTATGGAGATTAACCCAATGAGGGACTTAATCGAGGCATTGGTGCATTTTTGGGATCCTAATAACAACGTATTCCGTGTTAATGGTTTCGAAATGACTCCCACTTTGGAGGAGTTAGCTGGATACACAAGGTTATGTGATGAGCTTCAGAAGAAGAGACCATTGGCCCCAAGGGATGTCACTGACAGTAAGTTCCTTGAGCAGATGACAATCAGCCAAAATAAAATAGCAAGTGTGGAACGAGGGCACATTCGATTGGATTTCTTGTACGACAGGTATGGGTGTCCAGGTGGATTTTCAAAGCATGGAAAAGAGCTTGATACTAAAATTAGATACAAAGCTTGGCAAAACCATGGGCGGAAATCATTCCTAGTGGCATTTCTAGGGACGATGGTTTTCCCGAGGCATGAAAAAAATATTGATATTCGATTATCTGACATAGTCACCACTTTATTGCATGGAAAGGACGTCACTATCATTCCAATGATATTGTCAGGTATTTACCGTGCCTTGACCAAGTGTCGGGAAGGAAAGGATTTCTTTGAGGGATGTAAAATCATACTCCAAATATGGATTTTAGAGCACATTCTTAGTCATCCCGCACGGATAAATTTTAGTGTTCATTGGAGAAACTCTGAGCTTGGAGATGGGCTTAAAGATTTGACTGAAGATAGTAGTTTCCCCAAGGGAGTCAAAGCATGGAGAGGGCATCTTCAAAAGTTGACCGCTACTGAAATCATATGGAACTACCACTGGTTCTCACCAAAAGAAGTCATATACAAGTCTTACCACCATTCGTTTCTGATTTTGATGGGTCTTCGGGGTTTTCAACCATATGTGCCTATGAGAGCCCTACGCCAGTTAGGTCGAAAACAAGTAGTGCCCATAGTGGAGCACATGCAAAGATTCACGTGGAAGGTAACATTAGAGGATCATGTTCATGAGGCATATGCTCAACAGGTTTAG